The Pseudomonas fluorescens genome includes a window with the following:
- a CDS encoding ABC transporter ATP-binding protein has translation MTSLTLSHLAWTPLGHGHCHHQFQLRDVTLQVAAGEFVGLIGPNGSGKTSLLRCAYRFSRPAQGEVKLAHHNVWQQSSRWSAQRIAVVLQEFPDAFGLTVEEVVAMGRTPHKGLFDGDNHDDRRLVLQALESAGLAGFGDHAFATLSGGEKQRVILARALAQQPQLLILDEPTNHLDPHYQLQLLQLIKGLGIGTLASLHDLNLAAAFCDRLYVIEHGRIVASGTPREVLTVELLREVFGIEALVDEHPLSGYPRITWITQP, from the coding sequence ATGACCTCTCTAACCCTCTCCCACCTCGCCTGGACACCCCTGGGCCATGGCCATTGTCATCACCAGTTCCAGCTGCGTGACGTGACGTTGCAGGTGGCGGCCGGGGAGTTTGTCGGGTTGATCGGCCCCAACGGCAGTGGCAAGACCAGCCTGTTGCGCTGCGCCTATCGCTTCAGTCGGCCGGCACAGGGCGAGGTAAAGCTTGCCCATCACAACGTCTGGCAACAGTCCTCGCGCTGGAGCGCCCAACGCATCGCCGTGGTGCTGCAAGAGTTTCCCGACGCCTTCGGCCTGACGGTGGAAGAAGTGGTCGCCATGGGCCGCACACCGCATAAAGGCCTGTTCGACGGCGACAATCACGACGACCGTCGGCTAGTGCTCCAGGCCCTGGAATCGGCCGGGCTTGCAGGCTTTGGCGACCATGCATTCGCGACCCTCTCGGGTGGTGAGAAGCAACGGGTGATCCTCGCCCGGGCCCTGGCCCAGCAACCGCAGTTGTTGATCCTCGACGAACCGACCAACCACCTCGATCCCCACTATCAATTGCAATTGCTGCAACTGATCAAGGGCCTCGGCATCGGCACCCTCGCCAGCCTCCACGACCTGAACCTGGCCGCCGCCTTCTGCGACCGCCTGTACGTGATCGAACACGGGCGCATTGTCGCCAGCGGCACGCCCAGGGAAGTCCTGACCGTCGAGCTGTTGCGCGAGGTGTTCGGCATCGAAGCCCTGGTGGATGAACACCCGCTGTCCGGCTACCCACGAATCACCTGGATAACCCAACCATGA
- a CDS encoding PepSY-associated TM helix domain-containing protein encodes MSQPKPNFYNLAWRWHFYAGLFVAPFMVMLSLTGIIYLFKPQLDPLMYGSLLNVPAGHHTLAADDLLKQVHQAYPQGQVKQYLPPANAERSAQFVVIDQGRELNVFIDPYHGDVLGEQDAKNNLQAMARAIHGELLIGTVGDRLVEMAAGWGVVLVVSGLYLWWPRGQSSAGVLWPRWSARGRLFWRDLHVVVGFWGAALLLVMLLSGMTWTGFWGKQYANLWNRFPAAMWNDVPKSDVEAGSLNNAHRQTVPWAVENTPMPMSGDHAEHMGHGGMHEGPAAPAVSLQAVQDIATERQVTPGYSITLPTTATGVFTVAVFADDPRNDATLHVDQYTGKVLADVRWEHYGVVARATETGVMLHEGKMFGPLNQIIVLLICLMILLSAVSGLVIWWKRRPEGKFGVPPLRHDLPTWKTGVFIMLALAVVFPMVGASLVVVWLLDRLVTRLNRQPEIASSSN; translated from the coding sequence ATGAGCCAACCGAAACCCAATTTCTACAACCTGGCCTGGCGCTGGCATTTCTATGCCGGGCTGTTCGTGGCGCCGTTCATGGTGATGCTGTCCCTGACCGGCATCATTTATTTGTTCAAGCCACAGCTCGATCCCCTGATGTACGGCAGCCTGCTGAATGTACCCGCCGGGCATCACACCCTGGCGGCGGACGACTTGCTCAAGCAGGTCCACCAGGCCTACCCCCAGGGCCAGGTCAAACAGTACCTGCCACCGGCCAATGCCGAGCGCAGCGCGCAATTCGTGGTGATCGACCAGGGTCGGGAACTGAACGTGTTCATCGACCCGTACCATGGTGATGTCCTCGGCGAGCAGGATGCGAAGAACAACCTGCAAGCCATGGCCCGGGCCATCCACGGCGAGCTGCTGATCGGCACCGTCGGTGACCGGCTGGTGGAAATGGCCGCCGGCTGGGGTGTGGTGCTGGTGGTGTCGGGGCTGTACCTGTGGTGGCCCCGTGGGCAATCGTCAGCCGGAGTGCTGTGGCCGCGCTGGAGCGCGCGCGGTCGGCTGTTCTGGCGTGACCTGCACGTGGTCGTCGGTTTCTGGGGCGCAGCCTTGCTGCTGGTGATGCTGCTCAGCGGCATGACCTGGACCGGTTTCTGGGGCAAGCAATACGCCAACCTCTGGAACCGCTTCCCGGCGGCGATGTGGAATGACGTGCCCAAGTCCGACGTCGAGGCCGGCAGCCTCAACAACGCCCATCGCCAGACCGTGCCGTGGGCCGTGGAAAACACCCCGATGCCGATGTCCGGCGACCATGCCGAGCACATGGGCCACGGCGGCATGCACGAAGGCCCCGCCGCCCCGGCTGTCAGCCTGCAAGCGGTGCAGGACATCGCCACCGAACGCCAGGTCACGCCCGGCTACAGCATCACCCTGCCGACCACGGCCACCGGCGTGTTCACCGTCGCCGTGTTTGCCGACGACCCGCGCAACGATGCCACCCTGCACGTGGACCAATACACCGGCAAGGTCCTGGCCGATGTGCGCTGGGAGCATTACGGCGTCGTGGCTCGCGCCACCGAAACCGGGGTAATGCTGCACGAAGGCAAAATGTTCGGCCCGCTGAACCAGATCATCGTGTTGCTGATTTGCCTGATGATCCTGCTCAGCGCCGTGAGTGGCCTGGTGATCTGGTGGAAGCGCCGGCCAGAAGGCAAGTTCGGCGTACCGCCGCTGCGTCACGACTTGCCGACGTGGAAGACCGGGGTGTTCATCATGCTGGCCCTGGCGGTGGTGTTTCCGATGGTGGGGGCGTCGCTGGTGGTGGTGTGGTTGCTGGATCGGCTCGTCACCCGGCTCAATCGCCAGCCTGAGATTGCCTCATCTTCAAACTGA
- a CDS encoding ABC transporter substrate-binding protein: protein MTLRSLLLLPLLLGSAHALAEATHYPLTIQSCNRQVVFNEAPRHAVSHDINMTQMMLALGLKPRMVGYSGISGWKSVTPEMEKILDGLPELAAKYPSVETLLDANVDFFFAGWDYGMRVGGDLTPQTLQPLGINVYELTESCAFVMKRPAASLEDTYNDLRNLGKIFDVQDRANALIAQMQAQVAQVRKHLPPGQPRVFLYDSGEDRAMTSGRLGMPQALIDAAGGRNILDDLETSWTRVNWENVVERNPEVIVIVDYGEVSAEQKQQFLLNNPALQSVAAIKHRRFIVIPYVQATPGIDNVLAVQTLAQGFHGQ from the coding sequence ATGACCTTGCGTTCCCTGCTGTTGCTGCCCCTGCTGCTGGGCAGCGCCCATGCCTTGGCCGAAGCCACCCACTATCCGTTGACGATCCAGAGCTGCAACCGCCAGGTGGTGTTCAACGAGGCACCTCGGCACGCTGTCAGCCATGACATCAACATGACCCAGATGATGCTCGCCCTGGGCCTCAAGCCGCGCATGGTCGGCTACAGCGGCATCAGTGGCTGGAAATCAGTGACGCCCGAGATGGAGAAGATCCTCGACGGCCTGCCGGAGCTGGCCGCCAAATACCCGTCGGTGGAAACCCTGCTCGATGCCAACGTGGATTTCTTCTTCGCCGGTTGGGACTACGGCATGCGCGTGGGCGGCGACCTGACGCCGCAGACCCTGCAACCGCTGGGCATCAATGTCTACGAACTGACCGAATCCTGCGCGTTCGTGATGAAGCGTCCAGCGGCCTCGCTGGAGGATACCTACAACGACCTGCGCAACCTCGGGAAGATCTTCGACGTGCAGGATCGTGCCAACGCACTGATCGCCCAGATGCAGGCCCAAGTGGCGCAAGTGCGCAAGCACCTGCCGCCCGGTCAACCCCGCGTATTCCTCTACGACAGCGGCGAAGACCGCGCCATGACCTCCGGCCGTCTTGGCATGCCCCAGGCGCTGATCGACGCGGCCGGTGGACGCAATATTCTCGATGACCTGGAAACCAGCTGGACGCGGGTGAACTGGGAGAACGTAGTGGAGCGCAACCCCGAGGTGATCGTGATCGTCGACTACGGCGAAGTCAGCGCCGAGCAGAAGCAACAATTCCTGCTGAACAACCCGGCCCTGCAATCGGTGGCGGCGATCAAGCATCGGCGCTTCATCGTGATCCCCTACGTCCAGGCCACACCAGGCATCGATAACGTGCTGGCGGTGCAAACCCTGGCGCAGGGTTTTCACGGCCAATGA